One window of the Glycocaulis alkaliphilus genome contains the following:
- the dnaA gene encoding chromosomal replication initiator protein DnaA, producing MQGVPAVSDVWRDVRARLRQEYGDVIYVSEIARLRVAEDSNGSIQIICANDFGRAWVEDNLGARLRALWTTFDTGPRDIVICCEGVPAARAGVREDRRVPASAAAPVRPAASAALAPAREALASSASSAALGGPERASRSDGRFTFNTFMVGSANAMASTAAKAIAGASAPPFNPAFFHGGYGVGKTHLLNAIAHSVSLGESGRKVLYLTAEEFLNGFQSALRARDVQPFKDQVRTCDVLLIDDVHFIAGKPSTESEFLHTIAALIAENRQVVLASHCAPAELGVGDERLRSLLRGGFACELFGPDLDLRRKIVDCKVAQARAHCPDLDVPEQVRDFLAARVTSSARELEGVLNNVIVRTAYMERPVTIEAVEEVLGDLPVKAEKRVTVDEIQKAVAAYFSITSSDINSKRRTQSVVRPRHIAMYLAKTMTTRSLPDIGRRFGGRDHSTVIHAVTKITAQLGADPLLAEDIEAIRKRLRG from the coding sequence ATGCAGGGTGTGCCGGCCGTCAGCGATGTCTGGCGCGATGTACGCGCCAGGCTGCGCCAGGAATACGGGGATGTGATCTATGTTTCCGAGATCGCGCGATTGCGCGTAGCGGAAGATTCCAATGGTTCCATCCAGATCATCTGCGCCAATGATTTCGGCCGCGCCTGGGTGGAGGACAATCTGGGCGCCCGGCTTCGTGCGCTGTGGACGACCTTTGATACCGGCCCGCGTGACATCGTGATCTGTTGTGAAGGCGTTCCGGCTGCCCGCGCTGGCGTCCGGGAGGATCGCCGGGTACCGGCCAGTGCCGCGGCGCCGGTCCGCCCCGCGGCCTCTGCTGCGCTGGCGCCTGCGCGCGAAGCCCTTGCCAGCTCGGCATCGTCGGCGGCCCTTGGCGGGCCGGAGCGTGCCTCGCGCAGCGATGGCCGCTTCACCTTCAACACCTTCATGGTCGGCTCGGCCAATGCCATGGCCAGCACGGCGGCCAAGGCGATTGCCGGTGCGTCCGCCCCGCCTTTCAACCCGGCCTTCTTCCATGGTGGCTACGGGGTGGGCAAGACGCATCTCTTGAACGCTATCGCCCATTCGGTGAGCCTTGGCGAGTCCGGCCGCAAGGTGCTCTATCTGACGGCCGAGGAGTTCCTCAACGGCTTCCAGTCGGCTCTGCGGGCGCGTGACGTCCAGCCCTTCAAGGACCAGGTGCGTACCTGTGACGTGCTGCTGATCGATGATGTCCACTTCATCGCCGGCAAGCCGAGCACGGAAAGCGAATTCCTGCACACGATTGCAGCCCTGATCGCGGAAAACCGCCAGGTCGTGCTCGCCTCGCATTGCGCGCCGGCCGAGCTGGGTGTCGGTGATGAACGCCTGCGTTCGCTGCTGCGCGGCGGGTTTGCCTGCGAGCTGTTCGGGCCTGATCTCGATCTGCGCCGCAAGATTGTTGACTGCAAGGTGGCGCAGGCCCGCGCCCATTGCCCCGATCTCGATGTACCCGAACAGGTGCGCGATTTCCTGGCGGCCCGCGTGACCAGCTCGGCGCGCGAGCTCGAAGGCGTGCTCAACAATGTCATCGTCCGCACCGCCTATATGGAGCGCCCGGTGACGATCGAGGCAGTGGAGGAAGTGCTGGGCGATCTGCCCGTGAAGGCAGAAAAGCGCGTCACGGTCGACGAGATCCAGAAGGCGGTAGCGGCCTATTTCTCGATCACGTCCTCCGACATCAACTCCAAGCGCCGCACCCAGTCTGTCGTGCGCCCGCGCCATATCGCCATGTATCTGGCCAAGACCATGACCACGCGCTCCCTGCCCGATATAGGGCGGCGCTTTGGCGGGCGGGACCACTCGACGGTCATTCACGCGGTGACCAAAATTACTGCCCAGCTTGGCGCCGATCCGCTTCTGGCCGAAGATATTGAGGCCATTCGCAAGCGTCTTCGCGGCTGA
- the rpsT gene encoding 30S ribosomal protein S20: MANTSSAKKMVRKIARRTAINKTRRSRMRTFVKKVELAIAAGNQTEARDALRAAESEVMSAVSKGVIHKNTGSRKVSRLSARVKSMNA, encoded by the coding sequence ATGGCGAATACGAGTTCGGCGAAGAAAATGGTGCGCAAGATTGCGCGCCGCACCGCCATCAACAAAACCCGCCGCTCGCGCATGCGCACCTTTGTGAAAAAGGTCGAGCTGGCTATCGCGGCCGGCAATCAGACCGAGGCGCGTGACGCCCTGCGTGCGGCCGAGTCCGAAGTCATGAGCGCCGTCTCCAAGGGCGTCATCCACAAGAACACGGGCTCGCGCAAGGTTTCGCGCCTTTCGGCCCGCGTGAAGTCGATGAACGCCTAG
- the mutM gene encoding bifunctional DNA-formamidopyrimidine glycosylase/DNA-(apurinic or apyrimidinic site) lyase, producing the protein MPELPEVETVRRGLIPAMEGRRILSARTNRPDLRFAFPERMAERLTGTQVERLDRRAKYLLVRLGSGETLLMHLGMSGRFSILAEDMARQPGDFVYAPPANPAHDHVVLDLEGGVRVTYNDPRRFGFMTLFDTGEEAANPYLAQLGPEPDSNLFSGPHLAAALKGRRSPIKTALLDQRVVAGLGNIYVCEALWRARISPKRQAYTIAGERAERLAVAVRNVIAEAIDAGGSTLRDYAGADGALGYFQHRFDAYGREGEACRGSSGNEGCGAPIIRLVQQGRSTFYCPACQR; encoded by the coding sequence ATGCCCGAACTGCCCGAGGTGGAAACCGTACGCCGCGGCCTCATCCCCGCCATGGAAGGGCGGCGCATTCTGTCCGCGCGGACGAACCGGCCCGATCTGCGCTTTGCCTTCCCCGAACGCATGGCAGAGCGCCTGACCGGCACGCAGGTGGAGCGGCTCGACCGGCGCGCGAAATACCTGCTTGTGCGGCTGGGATCAGGTGAAACCCTGCTCATGCATCTGGGCATGTCAGGCCGGTTCTCGATTCTGGCAGAGGACATGGCGCGCCAGCCGGGCGATTTCGTCTACGCGCCGCCCGCCAACCCCGCCCACGACCATGTCGTGCTGGACCTCGAGGGCGGGGTGAGGGTTACCTATAACGATCCGCGCCGTTTCGGCTTCATGACCCTGTTCGATACAGGCGAGGAGGCGGCAAATCCCTATCTGGCCCAGCTTGGACCGGAGCCGGATTCCAACCTGTTTTCCGGTCCTCATCTGGCGGCAGCGCTCAAAGGGCGGCGCTCACCCATCAAGACCGCATTGCTGGACCAGCGCGTCGTGGCGGGGCTGGGTAATATCTATGTGTGCGAGGCGCTATGGCGCGCGCGTATCAGCCCGAAGCGTCAGGCCTATACAATCGCGGGTGAGCGGGCAGAGCGACTGGCCGTGGCCGTGCGCAATGTCATTGCCGAGGCGATTGATGCGGGCGGCTCTACTTTACGCGACTATGCAGGCGCAGACGGCGCTCTGGGCTATTTCCAGCACCGCTTTGATGCCTATGGGCGCGAGGGCGAGGCGTGCCGCGGCAGCTCGGGCAATGAGGGGTGCGGCGCGCCCATCATCCGCCTCGTCCAGCAAGGCCGGTCGACCTTCTACTGCCCGGCATGCCAGCGCTAA
- a CDS encoding type II toxin-antitoxin system death-on-curing family toxin, whose translation MSHDIRLLPLSAILDAYEREMDATGGARGLRDEGALNSAISRAENKLAYADPAPQIHDLAASIGFGIAKNHPFLDGNKRMAFIASYMMLRINGWYLDATERDATRTMLALADGSLDEAGFAAWLTQWSYKL comes from the coding sequence ATGAGCCACGACATCCGGCTCCTGCCGCTGTCGGCCATACTCGACGCCTATGAGCGCGAGATGGACGCCACCGGCGGCGCACGTGGTCTGCGTGATGAAGGCGCTTTGAATTCCGCCATCAGCAGGGCAGAAAACAAGCTCGCCTACGCAGACCCGGCGCCGCAAATTCATGATCTGGCCGCCAGCATCGGATTTGGCATAGCGAAAAACCATCCTTTTCTGGACGGCAACAAGCGCATGGCATTCATCGCCAGCTACATGATGCTAAGGATCAATGGCTGGTATCTGGACGCGACCGAACGCGATGCGACGCGCACAATGCTCGCGCTGGCAGACGGCTCGCTGGACGAGGCGGGCTTTGCCGCCTGGCTGACGCAATGGTCTTACAAGCTATGA
- the dut gene encoding dUTP diphosphatase: MVQVRIKALEHFAGLDLPRYQTPGSAGMDLPAALPEDAPVTLQPGEWQLIPTGLAIALPEGYEAQVRPRSGLAAKFGISCVNTPGTIDADYRGELRVNLINHGREPFVVRRGERIAQMVIAPVVQAQLIPADTLDETQRGAGGFGSTGV, translated from the coding sequence ATGGTTCAGGTGCGCATCAAGGCGCTGGAGCATTTTGCGGGCCTGGACCTTCCCCGCTATCAGACGCCGGGATCGGCGGGTATGGATTTGCCTGCCGCGCTCCCCGAAGACGCGCCGGTTACGCTGCAGCCGGGCGAGTGGCAGCTGATCCCGACCGGGCTCGCGATTGCCCTGCCCGAAGGCTATGAGGCGCAGGTGCGCCCCCGCTCTGGCCTGGCGGCCAAGTTCGGCATTTCCTGCGTCAACACGCCTGGCACGATCGATGCCGACTATCGCGGCGAGCTGCGCGTGAACCTGATCAATCATGGCCGCGAACCCTTCGTGGTGCGCCGCGGCGAACGCATCGCCCAGATGGTCATAGCGCCTGTGGTTCAGGCCCAGCTGATACCGGCTGACACGCTGGACGAAACACAGCGCGGCGCAGGCGGCTTTGGCTCCACCGGAGTCTAG
- a CDS encoding AbrB/MazE/SpoVT family DNA-binding domain-containing protein, producing the protein MMTITVKLTKQGNSTGVRLPKEVLEMAGLSRGDEVTLEVTGGRVTLVKSEAPYSAAMSAYEECRTRYSKTLEDLAK; encoded by the coding sequence ATGATGACCATTACGGTAAAGCTGACAAAGCAGGGCAATTCGACGGGGGTCAGGCTCCCGAAGGAAGTGCTGGAAATGGCGGGGCTTAGCCGTGGCGATGAGGTCACGCTCGAAGTTACGGGTGGCCGTGTCACTCTGGTAAAATCCGAGGCACCTTATAGCGCGGCGATGTCAGCCTACGAGGAATGCCGCACGCGCTATAGCAAGACCCTCGAAGACCTCGCCAAATGA
- a CDS encoding ATP-dependent DNA helicase, whose translation MMDTPAKSPASADLDGPVLDYLVNGGSHVFLTGRAGTGKTTLTRAVLERLGSSAAVLAPTGVAAMQAGGQTLHAFFRLPPRLVEPSDIRRLRNARAVKALKTLVIDEISMVRADMMWAIDASLRLNRESSEPFGGVRMIVVGDLSQLPPVVRDEEAGYLEMAYGGPFFFHPPAFRDAGFSMLELTKVHRQADPDFVQILNAVRTGELTREEGAVLNTRVTGRSGLEASATHVVLTPTNEAAFRINAQRLDALPGKPELIEGKTSGQFDQRIMPTDDPLILKRGARVMLLRNDPGGRWVNGSLGEVVGFAEAGVMVKIGDEVHRIEPVQWDRHAYSYDAAAKALKKETVGSFTQMPLRLAWAMTIHKAQGLTLDRVYLDLPGRLFAHGQAYVALSRARTLEGMELSRPLRPSDIIVDQRIFDVKSYCDPAPARLEG comes from the coding sequence ATGATGGATACGCCCGCCAAATCTCCCGCTTCGGCCGATCTTGACGGCCCGGTGCTCGATTATCTGGTCAATGGCGGTTCCCATGTCTTCCTCACCGGGCGGGCAGGGACCGGCAAGACCACGCTGACGCGCGCCGTGCTGGAGCGTCTGGGTTCCAGCGCCGCCGTGCTGGCGCCCACCGGCGTTGCCGCCATGCAGGCGGGCGGGCAGACCCTGCACGCCTTTTTCCGCCTGCCGCCGCGCCTTGTGGAGCCGTCCGACATTCGCCGCCTGCGCAATGCGCGTGCGGTCAAGGCGCTCAAAACCCTGGTTATCGACGAGATTTCCATGGTGCGCGCCGACATGATGTGGGCGATTGATGCCAGCCTGCGCCTCAACCGGGAAAGCTCGGAGCCCTTTGGCGGGGTGCGCATGATCGTCGTCGGCGATCTCTCCCAGCTTCCTCCTGTCGTGCGCGATGAGGAGGCCGGCTATCTGGAGATGGCCTATGGCGGGCCGTTCTTCTTCCACCCGCCCGCTTTTCGCGATGCCGGATTTTCCATGCTGGAACTGACAAAAGTCCACCGCCAGGCCGATCCCGATTTCGTGCAGATACTCAACGCCGTGCGGACCGGCGAGCTGACACGCGAGGAGGGCGCCGTCCTCAATACCCGCGTCACCGGCCGGTCAGGGCTGGAGGCCAGCGCCACCCATGTCGTGCTCACCCCCACCAACGAAGCTGCCTTCCGCATCAATGCGCAGCGCCTTGATGCGCTGCCCGGCAAGCCGGAGCTGATCGAGGGCAAGACATCAGGCCAGTTCGATCAGCGCATCATGCCGACCGATGATCCGCTGATCCTGAAACGCGGTGCGCGTGTGATGCTCTTGCGGAATGATCCCGGCGGGCGCTGGGTCAATGGCTCGCTGGGCGAGGTGGTGGGTTTTGCCGAAGCCGGCGTGATGGTGAAGATCGGCGATGAGGTCCACCGCATCGAGCCGGTGCAGTGGGACCGCCATGCCTATAGCTATGATGCGGCGGCCAAGGCGCTGAAGAAGGAAACCGTCGGCAGCTTTACCCAGATGCCGCTGCGGCTCGCCTGGGCGATGACCATCCACAAGGCACAAGGCCTGACGCTGGACCGTGTCTATCTCGATCTGCCGGGCCGTCTGTTTGCCCACGGGCAAGCCTATGTCGCCCTGTCACGTGCGCGCACGCTGGAAGGGATGGAGCTGTCACGCCCCTTGCGTCCGTCCGACATCATTGTCGATCAGCGTATATTCGACGTGAAAAGCTATTGCGATCCTGCGCCTGCCCGGCTTGAGGGCTAG
- a CDS encoding YbaY family lipoprotein, whose product MVRLSAAIITLGLLLAAACSPFDEDAPRTLTATLSVGEPVRLPDGTAVLVELFAVSGEGEAVAEASTVLDGADLPLEVSLTIDPARLEDGQAYALRAALAWDGELQWLSAPLAVNVGQRRIDAGEIRLDPFGASLVGDAGEAPAMEAEEAIFLCGDILAILNRDADGAALSVEDAEYRLGPAMTGEAEGVLRHESADGQSWFDDAGATARYAIDGEAGPDCVRLY is encoded by the coding sequence ATGGTCCGGTTATCCGCCGCCATTATCACGCTTGGCCTGCTTCTGGCCGCTGCCTGCTCGCCATTTGACGAGGACGCGCCGCGTACACTGACCGCCACGTTGAGCGTCGGCGAGCCGGTGCGCCTGCCCGATGGCACCGCTGTGCTGGTCGAGTTGTTCGCGGTCAGCGGTGAAGGCGAAGCGGTGGCGGAAGCCAGCACCGTGCTGGACGGCGCCGACCTGCCGCTGGAGGTGAGCCTCACCATTGATCCGGCGCGCCTTGAAGACGGGCAGGCCTATGCATTGCGCGCCGCCCTTGCCTGGGATGGCGAGCTGCAATGGCTGAGCGCGCCGCTGGCGGTCAATGTCGGGCAGAGGCGCATTGATGCCGGAGAGATACGTCTCGACCCGTTTGGCGCCAGCCTCGTTGGTGATGCGGGCGAGGCCCCTGCCATGGAGGCCGAAGAAGCCATCTTCCTGTGCGGAGACATTCTGGCAATTCTCAATCGTGATGCGGACGGCGCGGCACTGTCTGTCGAAGACGCCGAATATCGGCTGGGTCCGGCCATGACAGGCGAGGCTGAAGGCGTGCTGCGCCATGAAAGCGCGGATGGGCAGAGCTGGTTTGATGATGCCGGTGCCACCGCGCGCTATGCCATAGACGGTGAGGCCGGACCGGACTGCGTGCGCCTTTACTGA
- a CDS encoding class I SAM-dependent methyltransferase, giving the protein MSNTDTTSFGFREVPREEKQGLVRGVFDRSARRYDLMNDVMSLGIHRVWKDITITRARPKPGERLIDVAGGTGDLARAFIERSRRPGEKPATAIVADINEEMLRAGIKRGQADGIEWAVANAECLPFDDRSADCVMIGFGIRNVTERMQALREMHRVLKPGGRFLCLEFSRPVTRAVANIYDLWSFKAIPELGALIAKDRDSYQYLVESIRRFPHQEAFAAELREAGFGEVKVTNLSGGIAALHTGWRTS; this is encoded by the coding sequence ATGAGCAATACTGACACCACATCCTTCGGCTTCCGCGAAGTGCCGCGCGAGGAAAAGCAGGGCCTTGTGCGCGGCGTGTTCGACCGCTCGGCGCGCCGCTATGACCTGATGAATGATGTGATGAGCCTTGGCATTCACCGGGTGTGGAAAGACATCACCATCACCCGCGCGAGGCCGAAACCTGGCGAGCGGCTGATCGATGTGGCGGGCGGTACCGGCGATCTCGCCCGCGCCTTCATCGAGCGCTCCAGACGCCCCGGCGAGAAGCCCGCCACCGCCATCGTGGCCGACATCAATGAGGAGATGCTGCGTGCAGGCATCAAGCGCGGCCAGGCAGACGGCATCGAATGGGCCGTCGCCAACGCCGAATGCCTGCCCTTTGACGACAGAAGCGCGGACTGCGTGATGATCGGGTTCGGCATCCGCAATGTGACCGAGCGCATGCAGGCGCTGCGCGAAATGCACCGCGTGCTCAAACCCGGCGGGCGTTTCCTGTGCCTTGAATTCTCCAGGCCCGTCACACGCGCTGTCGCGAACATCTATGATCTGTGGTCGTTCAAGGCGATCCCCGAGCTCGGCGCTCTCATCGCCAAGGACCGCGACAGCTATCAGTACCTCGTCGAATCCATTCGCCGCTTTCCCCATCAGGAGGCGTTTGCCGCCGAGCTGCGCGAAGCAGGGTTTGGAGAAGTGAAGGTGACGAACCTGTCGGGCGGCATCGCGGCCCTGCATACCGGCTGGCGGACAAGCTGA
- a CDS encoding TraB/GumN family protein: MLKNTIRQAALAALGFLAGVGLSSLERSYAQDYAAIEASPALWTIEADGAAVHLFGTFHLLPDALDWRSDTVNTAFAEAGTVWFEADVLSPETQAQMQALIPQLGLNPQGVTLSSLLGADTYAAFEAQTAELGIPAANFEPVQPWLAGITLGAMQLQSFGFNPATGVEAVLTAEASEQGKQLDYLETAEGQLRILAGLPMDTQIEWLRVSLEEMGDLRGELDRMVTAWATGDMDTLDTQVNGSIRDASDELYQAIMVTRNRDWVPQIEAMLASGGTHFVAVGAGHLPGEDGVVELLRAEGYTVTRR, from the coding sequence ATGTTGAAAAACACTATCAGACAAGCGGCGCTCGCCGCACTGGGCTTCCTGGCCGGGGTTGGACTCTCCTCCCTGGAGCGAAGCTACGCACAAGATTACGCCGCCATCGAGGCCTCTCCGGCCCTGTGGACGATCGAGGCTGATGGCGCGGCCGTCCATCTGTTCGGCACTTTCCACCTGTTGCCTGACGCGCTCGACTGGCGTTCCGATACGGTGAACACTGCCTTTGCCGAAGCCGGGACGGTGTGGTTCGAGGCCGATGTCCTCAGCCCCGAGACGCAGGCCCAGATGCAGGCCCTGATCCCGCAGCTCGGGCTCAATCCGCAAGGCGTCACCCTGTCCTCCCTGCTGGGTGCGGACACCTATGCCGCCTTTGAAGCACAAACCGCAGAGCTGGGCATTCCTGCAGCCAATTTCGAGCCTGTGCAGCCCTGGCTTGCCGGGATTACGCTGGGCGCGATGCAGCTCCAGTCATTCGGCTTCAATCCGGCGACGGGTGTCGAGGCCGTGCTGACGGCTGAGGCCAGTGAACAGGGCAAGCAGCTCGATTACCTGGAAACGGCCGAAGGCCAGCTGCGCATCCTCGCCGGTCTGCCGATGGATACCCAGATCGAATGGCTTCGCGTGAGCCTTGAGGAGATGGGCGATCTGCGTGGAGAGCTGGACCGTATGGTCACCGCCTGGGCGACCGGCGACATGGATACGCTCGATACGCAGGTGAACGGTTCCATCCGTGATGCCAGCGACGAACTTTATCAGGCGATCATGGTCACCCGTAATCGCGACTGGGTGCCTCAGATCGAGGCCATGCTGGCATCGGGCGGCACGCATTTCGTGGCGGTCGGGGCAGGTCACCTCCCCGGTGAAGACGGTGTGGTCGAGCTCTTGCGGGCTGAAGGTTACACGGTCACTCGCCGCTAG
- a CDS encoding enoyl-CoA hydratase yields the protein MAYKTIQTKTEGRVGVITFDRPSALNALCDELTTELAAALEAFEADEDIGCVVLTGSAKAFAAGADIKELQDRDFVSLYMHDPFAKSWESVARFRKPIIAAVAGYALGGGCEIAMMCDFIIAAETAKFGQPEINLGVMPGAGGTQRLPRAVGKSKAMDMCLTGRMMNAEEAERAGLVSRIVAADDLLDTAMEAAEAIAAKSLPIAMMTKEAVNMAYEMGLTEGIRFERRVFQSQFATEDQKEGMAAFASKRAAHFRHR from the coding sequence ATGGCCTACAAGACGATCCAGACCAAAACCGAGGGGCGGGTAGGGGTTATCACCTTCGACCGGCCATCGGCCCTGAACGCGCTGTGTGACGAGCTGACCACGGAGCTGGCTGCCGCGCTGGAAGCTTTCGAGGCCGATGAGGATATTGGCTGTGTGGTTCTGACGGGCTCTGCCAAGGCGTTCGCCGCCGGTGCAGACATCAAGGAATTGCAGGATCGCGATTTCGTCTCGCTCTACATGCACGATCCCTTCGCAAAGAGCTGGGAATCGGTGGCGCGCTTCCGCAAGCCGATTATCGCTGCGGTCGCCGGCTATGCGCTGGGTGGCGGCTGCGAGATCGCCATGATGTGCGATTTCATCATTGCTGCGGAAACCGCGAAATTCGGTCAGCCCGAGATCAATCTCGGCGTCATGCCCGGCGCGGGCGGCACGCAGCGCCTGCCGCGCGCTGTCGGCAAGTCCAAGGCCATGGATATGTGCCTGACGGGGCGCATGATGAATGCCGAGGAAGCCGAGCGTGCCGGCCTGGTCTCGCGCATCGTGGCCGCTGACGACCTGCTCGACACCGCCATGGAAGCGGCAGAGGCCATTGCGGCCAAATCCCTGCCGATCGCGATGATGACCAAGGAAGCGGTGAACATGGCCTATGAGATGGGCCTGACCGAGGGCATCCGCTTTGAGCGGCGTGTCTTCCAGTCCCAGTTTGCCACCGAAGACCAGAAGGAAGGCATGGCGGCCTTTGCCAGCAAGCGCGCTGCGCATTTCCGCCACCGCTGA
- the ubiB gene encoding 2-polyprenylphenol 6-hydroxylase — MFGPVFTFFRLIRAAWTLARHDAMFPVEYQAVFPASARFAGRVARLVAIRGRADNPGERLARALEELGPSYVKLGQVLATRADVVGVHFARGLSRLQDRMNPFPDAEARKVIEAELEAPVETLFAEFGPPAAAASIAQVHKAVTHDGQTVAVKVLRPGIDQRIHKDIAVLRMGAGLAVRFFPASRRMEPRAFVETVARSLVLELDLRMEAAGASELMEAAVAAQNLHIPEVIWPLTTKRVLTTEWIDAIPLTDIEAVDAAGIDRVRLASDITDAFLTCALERGAFHADMHAGNLFVGRDGKLWAVDFGIVGRLEGPERRYLARILHGFLTRDYDRAADAHFDAGYVPAHHARADFSAALRSVAEPIFGKRADEVPMSRVLLQLFEVTELFDMHLQPQLILLQKTMVQVEGVCRTLTPAHDMWESSAPAVERFMRRELGPEGRIRDVLRDLERLHTSLVALPVTLERLTEAAERMNAPEQVSAPVRRGWFTGMLIAITTASLAVLLTLALTGRLAM, encoded by the coding sequence ATGTTTGGACCTGTCTTCACCTTCTTCCGGCTTATCCGCGCGGCATGGACGCTGGCGCGTCACGACGCCATGTTCCCGGTCGAGTATCAGGCTGTCTTCCCGGCATCAGCACGCTTCGCGGGGCGGGTGGCGCGCCTTGTGGCCATTCGCGGACGGGCAGACAATCCTGGCGAGCGGCTGGCACGGGCGCTGGAAGAGCTGGGCCCCTCCTATGTGAAGCTGGGTCAGGTGCTGGCCACGAGAGCCGACGTGGTGGGCGTGCATTTCGCGCGCGGCCTGTCGCGCCTGCAGGACCGCATGAACCCGTTTCCCGATGCCGAGGCCCGCAAGGTGATCGAGGCCGAGCTGGAAGCGCCGGTAGAGACGCTGTTTGCCGAATTCGGCCCGCCCGCCGCCGCAGCCTCCATCGCTCAGGTCCACAAGGCGGTTACCCATGATGGCCAGACCGTCGCGGTAAAAGTGCTGCGTCCAGGCATCGATCAGCGCATCCACAAGGACATTGCCGTACTGCGCATGGGCGCAGGGCTCGCCGTGCGCTTCTTTCCGGCTTCGCGCCGGATGGAGCCGCGTGCCTTTGTCGAGACGGTTGCGCGCTCTCTGGTGCTGGAGCTGGATCTGCGCATGGAGGCAGCCGGCGCCAGCGAGCTGATGGAAGCCGCCGTCGCCGCGCAGAACCTGCACATCCCCGAAGTGATCTGGCCGCTGACCACCAAGCGCGTGCTGACCACCGAATGGATCGACGCGATACCGCTGACCGACATCGAGGCCGTTGATGCGGCCGGTATCGACCGGGTCAGGCTCGCCTCCGACATCACCGATGCCTTCCTCACCTGCGCACTGGAGCGCGGCGCGTTTCACGCCGACATGCATGCGGGCAATCTGTTCGTGGGCCGCGATGGCAAGCTTTGGGCGGTCGACTTTGGCATTGTGGGGCGGCTGGAAGGCCCGGAACGGCGCTATCTGGCGCGCATCCTTCACGGTTTCCTGACCCGCGATTATGACCGCGCCGCCGATGCCCATTTCGATGCGGGCTATGTGCCTGCGCACCATGCGCGCGCGGACTTCTCCGCTGCGCTGCGCTCCGTCGCCGAGCCGATATTCGGCAAGCGCGCAGACGAGGTGCCGATGTCACGCGTGCTCCTGCAGCTCTTCGAGGTGACGGAGCTGTTCGACATGCACCTTCAGCCCCAGCTCATCCTCCTGCAGAAGACCATGGTGCAGGTTGAGGGCGTGTGCCGCACCCTCACCCCCGCCCATGATATGTGGGAATCGTCCGCGCCCGCCGTAGAGCGCTTCATGCGCCGCGAGCTGGGCCCGGAAGGGCGGATACGCGATGTCTTGCGCGATCTGGAACGCCTGCATACCAGCCTGGTTGCCCTGCCCGTCACGCTGGAGCGCCTGACCGAAGCCGCCGAGCGCATGAACGCGCCTGAACAGGTGTCCGCCCCCGTCAGGCGCGGCTGGTTCACCGGCATGCTCATTGCCATCACAACGGCCAGCCTCGCCGTGCTGCTTACCCTTGCCCTGACAGGCCGTCTTGCAATGTAA